The region CTACCTCCAAGCAAAACCTTGAGGGGGCCTTGGCGATGAACGTCGAGTTCTGGGTCGACCACGGTGACGAACTGGAAGAACGCTTCAACGCCTGGGCCAGCAAGTAAATGCCGATGGCTGGACACCAGCCGGTGTCCAGCCCTATTGTCTGGCCAGCCCTTTGCCTGAGAACAACAACAATGAATCCGACTGAAACTGAATTGCGCTTGCGCGAAGAACTGGCGGCCTGTTACCGGCTGATCGCGCACTTTCGCATGACCGATTTGATCTTCACCCATATCTCGGTGCGTATTCCCGGCCCCGAGCATCACTTCCTGATCAACCCCTATGGCTTGATGTTCGATGAAATCAGTGCCTCCAACCTGGTCAAGATCGACCTGCAAGGCAATGCCGTAGAGCCCTCGGCTTATCCGGTAAATCCGGCAGGCTTCGTCATCCACAGCGCCATTCATGGTGCCCGGGAAGATGCCCAGTGCGTGTTGCATACGCACACCAAGGCCGGTTGCGCGGTAGCGGCGCTCCAATGCGGGCTGTTGCCGGTCAACCAGATTTCCATGGAGTTCTACGGCAGGGTCGCGTATCACGACTATGAGGGCGTAGCCTTGGACATGGACGAGCAGCAGCGTCTGGTACACGACCTTGGCGACAAATCGGTACTGATGCTGCGCAACCACGGCCTACTGACCGTGGGGGAGAGCGTCAGCCAGGCGTTCCTGCGTATGTACTATCTGGAAAAAGCCTGCGAGATCCAGCTCGCGGCGCAAGCTGCGGGAGAGATCGTGTTGCCGTCGGACGCGGTCTGCGCCCATACCGAGCGCCAGTTCAACGAGCCAGCCCGGGTGCTGAAGCAAGGGGAGTTGAGCGATCCGGATGGCATGCAACTGGCGTGGGCGGCGTTGCTCAGGCTGCTCGATAGAGTGGCACCGGGCTATCGCGACTGAGTGAGAGTTGTTGTACAGTTGTTCAACAGTGTCGAGGGGCTTGCGCCGGAGCGGGCCTGCCTCACGATCACCCCCATTCCCCACGAGACCTGCCGATGTCCCAGGAAGCCCGTTACAGCCGTATGGTGCCGGAGTTGCGCAAGGCCAACCTGGTCGAAGCCACCTTGGTATGTTTGAAACGCCATGGTTTTCAGGGCGCCTCCATTCGCAAGATCTCGGCCGAGGCGGGCGTGTCGGTGGGGCTGATCAGCCACCACTATTCGGGTAAGGATGAGTTGGTAGCGGAAGCCTATATGGCCGTTACCGCCCGGGTCATGGGGCTGATCCGTGAAGCAATGGCCCAAGCCGCACCCAACGCACGCGAGCGCCTGTCGGCGTTCTTTCGCGCATCGTTCTGTGCCGAATTGCTCGACCCGCAACTGCTCGATGCATGGTTGGCATTCTGGGGCGCGGTGAAGACCGCCGAGGCCATCAATCAGGTGCACGATCACTCCTACGGTGAGTACCGCAACGAGCTCGGTCGCTTGCTGGCAGACCTTGCCAGACAGGAAAACTGGCAGGCTTTCAATGCCGATCTGGCTGCTATCAGCCTGAGCGCCTTGCTCGACGGTCTATGGCTGGAGTCCGGGCTCAATCCCGGCACCTTCACGCCCGAACAAGGTGTGCAGATTTGCGAGGCATGGGTCGACGGTCTGCAAGCGGGGGGGCGTAAGCGTTTTACCCTGACCGAGGGCTGTTGATCGATTGTTCAGTAATGGGTACGCTGCTGTCGCGAGTTAAATAACAACGACTATAAAAGAGACAACACGCAATGACGCCTCGGGTACTGATCGTCGACGACGATCCGCTTATTCGCGACTTGCTGCACGCCTACCTGTCTCAGGAAGGCTACGACGTTCACTGCGCCGACACCGCCGAGCAAGCCGACAGTTTTCTCGCCAGCCACAGTGTTGACCTGGTTATGCTCGATATCCGCCTGCCGGGTAAAGATGGCCTGACCTTGACCCGCGAGCTGCGGGTGCGTTCGGAAGTCGGCATCATCCTCATCACCGGACGCAACGACGACATCGACCGCATTGTCGGCCTGGAATGTGGTGCCGATGACTATGTGATCAAGCCGCTGAACCCCCGTGAACTGGTATCACGGGCCAAGAACCTGGTGCGCCGCGTTCGCCATGCCCAGGCTTCGAAACCGCTGGCTGCCAGCAGCCATGCGCTGAAACAGTTCGCCGATTGGGCACTGGACACCGACCGCCGCCGGTTGATCGACCCCCAGGGTGGCGAAACGCTGCTGACCCATGGCGAATTCCAATTGCTCAGCGTGTTCCTGCGCAACAGCGGCCACACCCTGAGCCGCGACCAATTGATGGACCAGATCCGCAACCGTGAATGGGTGCCCAACGACCGCTCCATCGACGTGCTGGTCGGTCGCCTGCGGCGCAAGCTGCATGATGATCCGGCTGAGCCACACCTGATCATTACCATTCACGGCGCCGGCTACCTGTTCACCGCCAGCGTCGCGGCCTGACCAGCATGCTGCGCTGGTGGGGCCTGGTAGTCCTGTTGCTGGCACCGTTGCTGCAGGCTGGCGAACGTATTCGCTATTGCGACTACCCAGTGTATCCACCGATTTCCTGGAGTGACGGCAAGCATGTGCGTGGGCTGGCGCCAACGGTGGTGCGCGAGTTGTTCGGGCGCCTGGGCTACGAGGTCGAGATGGTCGTGCTGGGCAATTGGAAGCGCTGTCTACTCGACGCCGCCGAGGGCCGCGTGGACGTGGTGCTGGCCTACAACAGTGACCAGCGTGATCAGAACATGCGCTTTTCCAGGGTGCCGGTGCTGCGCGAAGAAGTCGCGGTGTTCGTCAACCGTCAGCGGCCGGTGAAATTCGAACGGCTGCAGGACCTGGCGGGCTACCGCGGGGGCTTGTTGTTCGGTGAAAGCTACGGCGCACAGTTCGACCAGTTCGTTGCCAGGCAGCAGAACATCGAATGGGTGTCGTCGAGCCAACAGAATTTCGGCAAATTGATTCGCGGGCGGATCGACTTTGTCATTCAGGAACGTCGCACCGGGCAGTTGTTCATCGAACACCTGCCGGGTGCCGAAAATATTCAGGCGCTGCCAGCCGCCCTGAGCGTGGATTACCTGCGCGTTGCAGTTTCGCGTCACTCACCCTTGAGTCAGCATATGGCACAGATCGATGAGCAATTGCAGCGCATGACCGACGCGGGCGAGATCGAACGCTGGCTGCATCAGAGCGAAGTAACCTACCGTGACATGACCAACTTGCCGGCAGATGCGCGATGATCCGCCTGCAGCCTGATGGCCTGTTGCGTCGGCTCCTGCTGTTTATCCTCTTGTTCAGTTTATGCTTTACCGTCGTGGCCAGTACGGTTCAATTGTATTTTGAGTACCGCCGTGAGATGCGTGACATCGATGCCCGCATGGCGTTGATCCGCGTCGGCTACCTGGCCAGCCTGGAACGTAGCTTGTGGGACCTCAATCAGGAGCAGATCAGTGTGCAATTGCGTGGCCTGGTGGACTTCTCCGACGTGGCCCGGGTGCGTCTGATAAGCAGCGATTTCAACCTGCTCCAAGGCGAGGCCAACCCGCCGGGACCGCTGCGTATTGAGCGATTCCCGCTCGACTTCCAGCCGCCCTCGGGGCCTGTGCGTCACCTGGGTGAGCTTGAAGTCAGCATCGACCTGGGCGCTGTGCATCGACGCTTGTTCGCCACCGGACTCACCAGCCTGTTATGGATGAGTGTGTTTCTGTGCGGCCTGGCGGTGGCCTTGTCGGGGCTGTTCTATCGGTTGGTCACCCGTCACCTGCAGGTCATGGCCGAGTTTGCCCGCCGCGTCGGGGCCGGTGACTGGCAGGAGCCGTTGCGCCTGGACAAGCGGCGCTCGGCGCGTTTCGATGAAATCGACACCGTAGCGCATGCTCTGGACGACATGCGTCGGGCCATTCTCAGTGATATCGAACGGCGCGAAGTCGATCGTCTGGCGTTGCAGGACAAGCGCGATGAACTGCAGAAAATGGTCGAGCGGCGTACTGCCAGTCTCATGCGCGCCAAAAACGAGGCAGAAGCCGCGAACCTCGCCAAGTCGCGCTTTCTGGCGACCATGAGCCACGAACTGCGCACCCCTCTCAATGGCATTCTGGGCATGGCCGAGCTGTTGCGTGGTGCCGAGCTGGAGGGGCAGGACAGCAAACGTCTGGATGCTTTGTACAAGGCCGGCGAAGGGTTGCTCACCATTCTCAACGAAGTGCTGTACTTCGCGCGTCTGGAGGAAGGCGAAAGCCATCCTGAATCTGTCGATTTCTCTCTGCGTCAGCTGTGCGACGAGGTCATGACCTTGCTCGAACCCAGGGCGCTTGCCAACACCAGTACGCTTGGATGTGACATCGATACGAGGCTGGCGGCACGCCAACATGGCGCCGAGCAATTCCTGCGTCAGGTATTGAGTAACCTGCTGGTCAATGCGATCAAGTTCACCGAGCAAGGCCAGGTCAACCTTGAGGTGCAGGTGCTCGGCGAGCAAGACGGCGAGCAACAGCTGCGGGTGAGTGTCACCGACAACGGTATCGGGATTGCCGAGGCCATGCAGGCGAAGATCTTCGACCGCTTTACCCAAGCCAGCGAAGCCGTGGCGCGGCGCTACGGCGGTACCGGCCTGGGTCTGGCGATCAGCAAGCACCTGGTGGAGCAACTGGGCGGTAAGATCGGCTTGCACAGCGTAGAGGGGCAGGGCAGTTGCTTTTGGTTCGAACTTAGCCTTGCCCCCGGACAGCAACAGGCGCTGGCACTGCCAGTGGCGCCTGTAGTTGCTGCCCTGGATGTGCTGGTCGTCGAAGATGTGGCGTTGAACCGAGATGTGGTTCAGGGATTGCTCAAGCGCGATGGCCATCAGGTCTGGCTGGCAGCGGATGCGGAGCAGGGCATGGCATTGTGCCGTCAGCAGCGATTCGATCTGATCCTGCTCGATGTGCATTTACCCGGTATCAGCGGTGTCGAACTGTGTCGCCGGCTACGTGCAACGCCGGGGCTGAACCGTCATTCACGTATACTGGCGCTGACTGCCAGTGTACAACCGGCGTTGGTGCAGGGGTTCCTTGAGGCGGGTATGCAAGGGGTGCTGAGCAAACCACTGAAACTGGAAAATCTGCGCCAGGCACTGGCCGCCGAGGGGCCTCTGCCTGAAGCGGATGTCGAGGACCAGGACCTCGACCAGTCGCTGTTACAGACCCACCGAGAACTGCTCGGGGAACAAAAACTGCAAGGGTTGCTGGCGGTGTTGCAGGGCTTGATAACCCAGCACCAAGGCGTGCTGGCCGAGGCGCTGGCAGCGCAGGACTGCACCGAGGTTGCGCACTTGGCCCATCGCCTGGCGGGCAGTAGCGACTCGCTGGGGTTCTGTGGCCTGGCGCGGATGTTGCGCGCCCTGGAAGAGGCGGCAATGGCACGTGACATAATAGCGCTCGAGCGTTTGCATGAACCGCTACTCGCGCAGATTCAGCGAGCCCTGCAGTTGTTGGAGCAGTTGCTTCGACGCTGATGTACAAAAAACTTACGACTTTTTACATCTTCGATCTTTACGTACAACCGCACCTTACATTGCTTTCCAATAATCGACGCTAACCGCTGCACGCGGTCTTCGAAGCTTATTGGAGATAATAATAATGAACTGCCGTATAGCTGATCCGTCCCCGCGCCACCGTATTTCCCTTTCGCTTTTGCGCCACTGCTGAGGTGCCGACATGAGCGAATCAACCGATCGTAAAGGCATACACCTGACGCGGGCTCTTAAGAGCCGACACATTTTCATGCTGTCGCTGGGCGGTGTGATTGGCACCGGCCTGTTCATGGGCTCGGGGGTGACCATTAACCAGGGCGGGCCTGTGGGGGCGATCCTGGCCTACCTGGTGGCAGGTTTCCTCATGTATCTGGTGATGGTCTGCCTCGGCGAATTATCGGTGCAGATGCCGGTATCTGGCTCATTCCAGGCCCACGCCACCAAATACATCGGTCCGGCCACCGGCTTCATGATCGGCTGGGTCTACTGGATGAGCTGGGCGACCACGGTCGGCCTGGAGTTCACCGCCGCTGGCATGTTGATGGTGCGCTGGTTCCCCGAGGTCCCGATCTGGTACTGGTCGGCATTGTTCGTGGTGGTGCTGTTCGGCCTCAACGCCCTGGCTACGCGCGCCTTTGGTGAGGCGGAGTACTGGTTCTCGGGCATCAAGGTCGCGGCGATCCTGGGCTTCATCATCGTCGGTGTACTGGTGATTTTCGGTGCTATCCCGCTGACCAGTGGTGAGCCGGCACCGATGATGAACAATCTGATTGGTGATTCACTGTTCCCCAACGGCTTATCGGCAGTATTCGCCGTGATGATGACCGTGGTCTATGCCTTCCAGGGGTGCGAGATCATGGGCGTGGCGGCCGGTGAAACCGACCAACCGGAAAAAAGCATTCCACGTGCGGTACGCAACGTGGTGTTTCGCGTGTTGATCTTCTATGTGTTGGCCATTGTGGTGCTCTCGGCCATCGTTCCGTGGCAGCAGGCCGGTCTGATGGAAAGCCCGTTCGTGCAGGTGTTCGACATGGTCGGCATCCCTTACGCGGCTGACTTGATGAACTTCGTGATCCTCACGGCGATTCTCTCGGTGGGCAACTCCGGGTTGTATGCCTCGACGCGTATTCTCTGGGCGATGTCCAAGACGGGCATGGCGCCCAAGAGCTTGTCGCCGCTGAGTAAGCGAGGTGTGCCGTTGCGGGCGTTGAGCATTACCCTGTGCTTTGCCCTGGTGTCGCTGATGACCAGCTTCATCGCGGCCGACACGCTGTTCATGGTGTTGATGGCGGTAAGCGGAATGTCGGGTACCGTGACCTGGATTGTCATTGCCCTGGCGCAATACCGGTTCCGCCGTGCCTTTCTGGCTGAGGGTGGCAAACTGAGCGACCTCAAGTACCGAGCGCCGCTGTACCCGCTGGTACCATTGCTGTGCATCACGTTGTGCAGTTCGCTGTTCGTGTTCCTGGCACTGGATGAGACACAGCGGCCGTCGCTGTACTGGGGTTTTGGCTTCATCGCCGTGTGCTACGCGGCGTATTTCGTCATTAACCGCAAACGGCAGGTGGTGTTGGCGCCTTCGGTATAACGCCGGTATGACGGCGGTGTTCGATCAAACGGGCTCCGCCGTCGCCGTTGTCTTGGGTAACTGTCATCCTTGTTTCTGGTCTTCTGTCAGCCCGTTGAACCAGTCCACATAGGGTGTGTTCTCGATCTTGTAACGGTTGTAGTCGGGGGCGCCGTCAGTCCACCACACGGGGCCTCGCTCTCCCAGGGCAACCTTGGCGGCCTGCACTTGTTTGCGCGCGTTGGTGAGCAATGGAGCGTCATGGGTTGCCTTGGCTTGTCTGATCTGGCGGCGGGCGCTCATCAGGCTGTCGACGAGTCGTTGGCGCTGCTCCTGGGACAAGCCGGGGTTGCTGCATCGCCACAACTGTCCCTGGATGACGAGGTAGCGACGGTCGGGAGTGATTGGAAACATCGCAGGATACTCGCAATGGGCTATCTATCATCAGAACGGATTAGCCGATGATTAATTCCATTTCTGATAGCGAACCACCCGTTCGAGCATTGGCGTAACGACCGTGGCAAGGTGATGTTCGAGTAAGGGCAAGTGCTGAACAAGCAGGCCGGTCCACTACGACCGGCCTCTTTAGTCACCTTCAGTTAGCCTGTTCGCCCACTGTGCCGAGCGTGCGCACGCGTGATACGCGCAATGCCACCAGGCTGCCCACCACGATCAAGGCGGCCAGCGAATACAGCGCTGCATCGGTTGAACCGGTTTGGTCCTTGATGAAACCAACCAGGTACGGGCTGAGGAAGCCTGCCATCTGCCCGACCGAGTTGATGATTGCCAGCCCTGCCACCGCAGTGCCGGCACTGAGCAAGGCGGTCGGCATCGGCCAGAACATGGGCAGGCCGGTGAGGGCGCCCATGGTGGCAATGCTCAGGCCGATAATGGCAATCACCGGGTTATGCGCGAAGTTCACCGCAATCAGCAGCCCCAGCGCGCCCATCAACATGGGCACGACCAAGTGCCAGCGTCGCTCGTTGCGCAGGTCTGCCGAACGGCCCACCAGCAGCATGAAGACCCCCGCCAGCAAGTAAGGAATCGCGCTCAGCCAGCCAATTAGCAAGGCGTCGCTGAAACCCAGGCTCTTGATGATCGATGGCAGCCAGAAGTTGATCGCATACACGCCGCTCTGGATGCAGAAGTAGACAAAGCCGAAAGTCCAGATGATCGGGTTGCTGAACACCGACAACAGGCTGTCGCTGGTGGTCACTGGTTTGCTTGCCGCATCGGCGTCAAGGTCGCTTTTGATGAGCTGACGCTCGGCCGGGTTCAGCCACTTGGCGGTGGCGTAACCGTCGCTGAGCAGGAAGATCGCAAGGAAACCAAGCAGTACGGTGGGCAGCCCCTGGATCAGGAACATCCATTGCCAGCCGGCCATGCCATGTTGGCCGGCGGCGAAGTGGTTGAGGATCCAGCCGGAAAACGGACCGCCCAGCAAGCCGGAAACCGGGATCGCCGACATGAACAGAGCCATGATCCGACCACGGCGCGTGGCCGGGAACCAGCGCGAGAGATACAACACGATGCCGGGGAAGAAGCCTGCTTCAGCCGCACCGGTAAACAGGCGCAGGGCATAGAATTCCATCGGTGTAGTTACAAACAGCAGGCAGGTCGATAACGTGCCCCAGACAATCATCATCAACGCAATCCAGCGTCGTGGACCAAAGCGGTTGAGCGCCAGGTTGCTGGGCAGGCCGCATGCCACATAGCCGATGAAGAAGATCCCGGCGCCGAGGCCGTAGATGGTTTCGCTGAACTTCAGCGCATCAAGCATCTGCAACTTGGCAAAACCGACGTTCACCCGGTCCAGGTAGTTGAACAGATAGCAGATGAAGATGAAGGGAATCAGTCGCCAGGTAATGCGCCGGTAAAGGGCATTGCGGGCGACGTCTTGGCCTTGGTCAGGGGCAGAGCTGTATGACATGATTCTCTCTCTGTTTTTATGTTTATCGCCGCAGTCAGCGTCAATGTGGCTGCTGCGACGAGTCTCAGTGAGCGGGCCGTGGCTGTCTTTGTGCTTTTGCACAGCAAATCGACTGACCTGCTGTGCCCCGGACCAACTGTTGCGATAACAAGGATCCTCTCATGTTCGAACTGGACCATGATCTGGCGCAGGATATCGTCGATCGGGCGATGGCCATTCTGCCGTGTAACGTCAACGTCATGGACAGTCAGGGCCTGATCCTCGGCAGCGGCGAGCCGGAGCGCATCAACACCCGCCACGAGGGCGCGCAGCTGGTGTTGGCCAATGGTCGCATCGTCGAACTTGATGTCGAGGCCGCCAAATGCCTGAAAGGGGTGCAGCCGGGAATCAATGTCCCCTTGTTGCTCGACGGACGCTTGATGGGGGTGCTGGGGCTTACCGGTGACCCGCAGCACCTGCGAACCTACGCGCAACTGGTGTGCATGACCGCGGAAATGCTCCTGGCTCAGCGCCACCTGCAGGTGGAGCAGCAATGGCGACGACAACGCTGTGACGATCTGCTCGCGTTGTTACTGGGCGGTTCGGGCGATTCGCCGCGTCTGCTCGACGAGGCCCGCCAGTTGGGGCTCAAGCCGCAACTGGCGCGCGTTCCATGCCTGTTCGAACTGGACAACGGGCCTGCAGCCGAAGAGTTGGCCAGCTGGTTGATGAGCCGTTACCCCGACAGTTGGTGTGTGAGCCCGGCGCGTCACTCATTGCTATGGTGCCGCCCGGCCAATGTTGCCATGGACGAGTCGCGGCTGCTGGAACGGTTGCAGCGTCATGGCTGGCAGGTGCAGCGCCTGGCAACAGGTCTGCCCGCCCAAAGCATCGAACAATTGCGCCGCGGCTATCGACGCGTGCGAGACCTGCTGGCCTATGGTTGCGAAGTGGTGCCGGGCGAGCAAACGCTCACGCTGCAGCGTTACCGGCTGCCGGCATTGCTGTGGCGCCACCGCAACGATGATGCCCTGGATGAGCTGCTCGAACCCCTGCAACGCATCCGCGCCAAGGACAACAGTGGTCAGCTACTGGCGACACTGCGCGCCTGGTGCGCCCATGACGGGCAAAGCCAGGCCTGTGCCGACGCCCTGGGAATTCACCGCAACAGTTTGCGTTATCGCCTGGAGCGTATTGCCGAACTGAGCGAGGTCGATCCGCTGCGCCTGGACGGCATGCTGAGTTTGTACTTGGGCTTGCAACTGCTGCCGGTAAACGCCTGATTGGCAAACTGCCCAATGCACACATGCAGATTTTGTGCATCCGCCAGAAGCCCGCGCACGCGCTAGCTGTCAGCATGCAACGAACTGGAGCAGGAGAACCCCCATGAAAATCGTCATCGCCCCCGACTCGTTCAAGGACAGTCTCAGCGCTGAAGGTGTGGCAGATGCCATCGCCTTGGGTCTGGCCCAGGTCTGGCCTGACGCGCAGTTGCTCAAGCGGCCGATGGCCGATGGTGGTGAAGGCACCATGGAGGCAATTATTGCGGCCTGTAGTGGTGAACTGCGTCGTCAGCACGTACAAGGCCCGCTGGGCGAGACAGTGCAAGCCGGCTGGGGCTGGTTGGCCGACAGCCACACGGCGATTATCGAAATGGCCCAGGCCAGCGGCCTGCAGTTACTCGGCCTTGGACAGCGTGACGCGTGCCGCAGCAGCACCTTTGGCACCGGCCAGTTGATCAGCGCTGCCCTCGATGCCGGTGCGCAGCGGATCATTCTGGCGATCGGCGGCAGCGCCACCAACGACGGTGGCAGCGGCATGCTCAGGGCCTTGGGCGTGCGCCTGTTCGACGCGCAGGATCAGGCGCTGGCCGAGGGTGGCCTGGCGTTGAGCCAACTGGCGCGCCTTGATGCCAGCGCGCTGGACCCGCGCTTGGCCCGGGTGCAGTTGGAAGTTGCCGCCGACGTTGATAACCCGCTGTGCGGCAGCAATGGCGCGTCGGCTATCTTCGGCCCCCAGAAAGGCGCCAGTCCTGATCAGGTGCTGATGCTGGACAAAGCCTTGGGGCACTTTGCCGATCACTGCGCAGCGTGGCTCAACGAAGACGTGCGTGACTTTCCAGGCTGCGGTGCCGCTGGCGGCATGGGCTTTGCGGCAAAGGCGTTCCTGCAGGCGACCTTCCGGCCGGGTATCGACGTGGTCGCAGAGTTGGCCGGCCTGGAATCGGCCGTGCAAGGCGCTGATCTGGTGATTACCGGGGAAGGGCGCTTCGATGCGCAAACATTGCGGGGCAAAACACCCTTCGGTGTCGCTCGGGTTGCCAAGCGCCACGGTGTACCGGTGCTGGTCATCGCCGGAACCCTGGGAGAAGGTTACCAGCAATTGTACGGCCACGGCATTGACGCTGCGTTCGCTGTGACCAGCGGGCCGATGAGCCTCGAACAGGCGTGTGGTAATGCCGCAGAGTTATTGCGGGATCGTGCTGGCGATGTTGCGCGCTTGTGGTCGTGTGCCCATCAATCAGCGCCTAACCGATGATTGCAGGCTGCTCGAGTGGCTTGTCGAGCACAGCCAGTTCGCCGAAAGAGGCCGAGGCATCGATGTAGCGCAACGCCGACTTGGCGTCTTTCCAGCCGACGTAGCTCATCAATGCCTTGATCTCCCAGCCGTTGCTGGTAGCCCAGGTGGCAAAGCCGCGGCGCAACGAGTGGCTGGTATATGAAGAAGCCGAGATCCCGCTGCGTTCCAGGATGCGCCGCAACAAGGCGATCAGGCTGTTGCTGTTGAGCGCAGCCTCATTCAGGTTGCCCCAGCGATCGAGTTTGCGGAACACCGGGCCGTGCGCGATGCCTGCCACTTCGATCCATTGCAGGTAGGCCTGCACTGGACACAGCACTTTCAGTGCTGGCGCCTGATGGCGAGTGCCGAGTGCCTGGCGGTCAGCTTTGCTTCGTGGCAAGTAAATGTGCATGCCTTTGCCGGCCTGAGCTTGAATATGTTCGACGTGCAGACGAGCCAGTTCATCGCCGCGAAAACCACGCCAGAAGCCGATCAGCAATAACGCCACATCGCGTCGAGCCCGCAACAGCTCGGGCAGGTGGTGACGCTCGCGGGCCTGGCGGGCTTCTTGCTCCAGGAACGCAATGGCTTGCTGCAAGTGCTGGATTTGCAATGGCGCCGCTTGCCGGGGTTCGGCCGGGTGCAGGGTTCGAATACCCTTTAGCACCTGGCGTACCACCGGTGCCTTGGTCGGATCGGGAAAACCCTGGCTGACATGCCACTGCCCAAGCGCCGCCAGGCGCTGTTTGAGGGTACTGATTGCATGGGTGTCAGCGTGGTCGGCCAGGTAGCGGGCAATACTGTCGGCGGTGGCGGGAAGAAAGCCACCCCAGCTTACTTCGAAGTGCTGGACCGCCGCTTGGTAACTGCGTCGGGTGTTGTCGCGGGTGGCCGCCTGAAGATAGCGCTCGATGGTGTTCATTACCCGCCTCGGTGCTCGAGGCTGAAAATGAGAGGCCTCGAGCGCCATGCATTGTAAAACAGTTGCGGGCCAAGCGGTGAGTGCGCGTCAGCGCGGCGCCCACAAGTCGGGCAGACCTGGGTCGCTGACCACGATCAGACGCTTGAGCAACACCTTCAACGCCTGAGCGTCAGCCGGGCCCAATTTAACTGACAAATCCTCCTCGACCAGCTTGGCCAGGGCCAATTGTTGCAGCGATGCTTCGCGGCCGTTGGCGGTAAGCACAAAGCGCTGTTGGCCTGGACCCCCTTCAATGGCTACCAGATTCTGTCGCTCAAGGAAGCGCATGCTTGGCAGTGTCACTTCGTGACCGGTGTAGTTCACGAAGGTGTTGATCTCTTCCAGACTGAGGTTGTCGCGGATGCACAGCACCGAGAGAATGAAAAACGCCTGTTCATCCAATTGTTGGTTGTTCAACAACAGGCGCAAAGCGTTGAGCAACTGATAGTGCGCGCGTCCCAGCAAATAGCCAAGCAGGTCTTCGGTGTAGCTGCACTCGGGCGGCGGTGGGGTGGTAGCCAGGCGCAGTTCGCTGCGCGGTTTGCGCATGGCCAGGGCGTACTGGCCGCTTTGGAACGCCAGCGGCGCACGCTCACTGTGATCGAATGCCAGCACCTCGCCGACAAAAATCACGTGATCGCCGCCTTCGTACTGGAACGCGGTGCGGCACTGAAAGCGCGCGGTGCAGTCCTGTAGCAAGGGGGCTTCGCTGATGCCGCTGTCGAACTGGATTTC is a window of Pseudomonas sp. DG56-2 DNA encoding:
- a CDS encoding MFS transporter, which translates into the protein MSYSSAPDQGQDVARNALYRRITWRLIPFIFICYLFNYLDRVNVGFAKLQMLDALKFSETIYGLGAGIFFIGYVACGLPSNLALNRFGPRRWIALMMIVWGTLSTCLLFVTTPMEFYALRLFTGAAEAGFFPGIVLYLSRWFPATRRGRIMALFMSAIPVSGLLGGPFSGWILNHFAAGQHGMAGWQWMFLIQGLPTVLLGFLAIFLLSDGYATAKWLNPAERQLIKSDLDADAASKPVTTSDSLLSVFSNPIIWTFGFVYFCIQSGVYAINFWLPSIIKSLGFSDALLIGWLSAIPYLLAGVFMLLVGRSADLRNERRWHLVVPMLMGALGLLIAVNFAHNPVIAIIGLSIATMGALTGLPMFWPMPTALLSAGTAVAGLAIINSVGQMAGFLSPYLVGFIKDQTGSTDAALYSLAALIVVGSLVALRVSRVRTLGTVGEQAN
- a CDS encoding sugar diacid recognition domain-containing protein → MFELDHDLAQDIVDRAMAILPCNVNVMDSQGLILGSGEPERINTRHEGAQLVLANGRIVELDVEAAKCLKGVQPGINVPLLLDGRLMGVLGLTGDPQHLRTYAQLVCMTAEMLLAQRHLQVEQQWRRQRCDDLLALLLGGSGDSPRLLDEARQLGLKPQLARVPCLFELDNGPAAEELASWLMSRYPDSWCVSPARHSLLWCRPANVAMDESRLLERLQRHGWQVQRLATGLPAQSIEQLRRGYRRVRDLLAYGCEVVPGEQTLTLQRYRLPALLWRHRNDDALDELLEPLQRIRAKDNSGQLLATLRAWCAHDGQSQACADALGIHRNSLRYRLERIAELSEVDPLRLDGMLSLYLGLQLLPVNA
- a CDS encoding glycerate kinase, yielding MKIVIAPDSFKDSLSAEGVADAIALGLAQVWPDAQLLKRPMADGGEGTMEAIIAACSGELRRQHVQGPLGETVQAGWGWLADSHTAIIEMAQASGLQLLGLGQRDACRSSTFGTGQLISAALDAGAQRIILAIGGSATNDGGSGMLRALGVRLFDAQDQALAEGGLALSQLARLDASALDPRLARVQLEVAADVDNPLCGSNGASAIFGPQKGASPDQVLMLDKALGHFADHCAAWLNEDVRDFPGCGAAGGMGFAAKAFLQATFRPGIDVVAELAGLESAVQGADLVITGEGRFDAQTLRGKTPFGVARVAKRHGVPVLVIAGTLGEGYQQLYGHGIDAAFAVTSGPMSLEQACGNAAELLRDRAGDVARLWSCAHQSAPNR
- a CDS encoding site-specific integrase, with the protein product MNTIERYLQAATRDNTRRSYQAAVQHFEVSWGGFLPATADSIARYLADHADTHAISTLKQRLAALGQWHVSQGFPDPTKAPVVRQVLKGIRTLHPAEPRQAAPLQIQHLQQAIAFLEQEARQARERHHLPELLRARRDVALLLIGFWRGFRGDELARLHVEHIQAQAGKGMHIYLPRSKADRQALGTRHQAPALKVLCPVQAYLQWIEVAGIAHGPVFRKLDRWGNLNEAALNSNSLIALLRRILERSGISASSYTSHSLRRGFATWATSNGWEIKALMSYVGWKDAKSALRYIDASASFGELAVLDKPLEQPAIIG
- a CDS encoding flavin reductase family protein, with protein sequence MATPNIGFDPQAFRNALGTFTTGVTIITTQAEDGSPVGITANSFNSVSLNPPLVLWSLSKKARSLPVFSTGKHWNVHVLSTEQESLSGRFATQGEDKFAEIQFDSGISEAPLLQDCTARFQCRTAFQYEGGDHVIFVGEVLAFDHSERAPLAFQSGQYALAMRKPRSELRLATTPPPPECSYTEDLLGYLLGRAHYQLLNALRLLLNNQQLDEQAFFILSVLCIRDNLSLEEINTFVNYTGHEVTLPSMRFLERQNLVAIEGGPGQQRFVLTANGREASLQQLALAKLVEEDLSVKLGPADAQALKVLLKRLIVVSDPGLPDLWAPR